TCGCCTCCTGATCAAGGTAGGAGAGCATCGCGAAGGATTCCTTCGCCACGAACGGCACCATCGTGTAGCCGAGCGCCGCCCGCGCATCGATCCCCTGGCTGACGCGGATCGGCTGGGCGAATTTCGGGTTGAGGACGCTCTCCGGATTGGCGATCGCCCCTTCCTGGACGATCGGCTGCTGGTTGTTCTGCCAGTAGAGATTGTCGAGCGTCTGGCGCATCAGCACGGTCTTCACCCGCTGGATCTCCGCCATGTCGTCGGTGACCGAGCCGCCTTCGCGCTGGTGCGGCCGCCGCTCGATGATCAGGTCGGCGAACGGCACCTCGTCCCATTCCTCATTCGAAAGCAGGTGCTCCTCGCCCGTGCCGCCGGCGAGGACGAGCCGCCGCAGTTCCGCGATGCCGTCGTCGTCCGCGTCCACCTTCACATAGAGCTCATAGTAATCCACCTCCTCCAGCGCCTTCGGCACGGCGTCCTTCGCCTCGAAGACGCCGCGTCTGCGGGTGAATTCCTCGTCGTCGCGCCCGCTGTCACCGGTCGAGGCCGGCAAGCCTTCGATCAGGTCACGGTCGTAGCCCGTTGCGATCAGGTCCGAGCGGCGCATGCGCGTGGCAATGCCGGCAATCGGGCTATCCGCGATGGAGATCGCTTCGGGGTGGATGAGGAATTCCTCGAGAGGCACGGCCGCCAGCCGCGGCGTGCCCCGCTCCAGACGGCGGCGGATCTTCACGCTGTAGCTCGGCTGCTCCACCATCCCTTGCGGCGTCTCGATCTTTTCGGTCGTCCTGGATTGCTCCACGACCTCCACCTCGTCGTCCCCAATGAGTTGAACAAGCGCCGCTTCGTCGAGCCCGGTGTGGGTCGAGACCGCGACCGACGTCTGCTTCTCGTACCACCAGCGGATCACGCCATTCCTAAGCTTCAACGCATCATGCGCCGCATCCTGCACGGCGTCGTAGCCGTCGCTTTCGGGAAAGACTACGTAGTTGATGTAGTCGGTCGCCTGCTCTGCTGCCGCTTCGTCACCCTCATTGACGGGCGCATATTCCACCACCTTGTCGTTGCCGAGTATGGTGCGGATCAGCGACGGGAGCACCTTCTTGACTGCGGCGCGAACGTCCCGGGAGACGACCTTGGAGCGGTTGGCATCCGCCGGCACGTCCTTCATCGTGCCGTCGTAATATTCCATCGCCCTGATGCGATCGATGGCGAGTTCGTCACGATAGTTTTCGCAGTCCTTGACCAGTTGGCTGACAAGGGCGCAGAGGCGTTCATCGGTCATTGCGGCCATCAGAGAACCTTTCGGGCGGTGAAATTCCAGTTTGCATTGCCGTTGTTGGCTCTCGCGTATCGCTTCATCATCAGCGCGTAACGCGAGGCGGAGATCAGGTCGTCGCGCTCCTTGACGATCCTGCCGTCCTTGCGGTGATAGAGGCGGAACTCCTCGAACCACTCCGCGCAGGTGGAAAACACCTTCCAGCGCCCGGTCTGCATGCGCTGCAGCATGTCGGAGAGTCCGGCCTCGACGCCATTGGTGCCGTCGTCGAAGGTCGCCCGCTCCGCAAGGAGTGGCAGCCCCTGCGCGCGGTACTGCGCCGCAAGCTGCTCTCCGCTTCCCTTGTCGTGCTGCAAGCCGTCATGCGGCCAGGCGAAGGGAAGCCAGGCGCCCCAGGGTTTCAGGGCCGCCGCATGGATGATCGGCGTCGCCTCCCGCTCGCGATAGATCCTCGTCACGTAGAACACGTCGGCGTCACGGTCCCAGGCGCAGCCCACGGCCGCGAAAGGATGATCCCAGCCGAAGTCGAGACCGCCGATCTGCACCCAGTGCTTAGGTATGTCGAACGGCTCGACGCGGATCGCTTCCTCCGTCACCGGAAAAATCCGGCCCGATCCCAGCGCCGGGACACCCTTTGTACGTGCCTCCCGCTCATGCGCGGGGTAGCTTTCGATGATCCGCTGACGCTCTTCGGGCGTATAATGCTCCGCGTCCTCGATCGTCATGGTGATGACCTCGCGGTCCGGCGATTTTTCCATGAGGTATCGCGCCACGACGTTGCTCAGGCCCTTGAGCGGCGTGAAGGTCACTGCAATCGCGCCGCGCGTCGCGTTCGTGCGCGTGATCCCCTCGAAATAGACGTCTTCCGGCGGCTCCTCGTCGAACCAGACATAGTCGACCGTATTCGCTTGCCATTTGCCGCGGCCTTGCTCATAGGCCTTGAAAAGCAAAGTTGAAGCCCCGCCGGAGACATGCCGCACCGTCACGCTGTCGAGCGCCCCCGAGGCGCCGGAGCGCCGCGTCGTGGCGCGTATCGTTGCCTTCGGAATGAAGCCTGTGCCCCAATCCGCCTCGTTGAGCGGCGGGCCGACGAGCAACCGCTGGACGCCGTCGCGCGTCAGCTCGTAGGACTCCGAGCCGGCGAGCATGACGATCGGTTTGTCGAAGCGCCTCCCCTGCCACCAGTTCGGGTAGCGCCCTGTCAGATGCATCGCCGCCTCGGCCGCTCCGGCCAGCGTCTTACCGAGCTGGTTGCCCGCCATGAACAGCCGCTCTCGATAGCTGGCTCCGGCCGCATGAAATTCCCGTTGCTTGGCATAGGGTCGATAGCGCGCCAGAATGTCTGTCCGCCGCCGGCGGTCGAGCTCGGCCATCAGCATGACCTGCTCTTTCAGCATCGCCGATATCTCGGGCGCAGTCGCACCGGATGTGCTCGGTGGTGTCATCCGTGGCGATTTCCCCGTTTTCTGGATAGAGCGGGATGAGGAAAAGTGTGCGCGGTTTTCCGCTCGCATCCCGCTCTAACTCATTAGAATCGATCGCGATGACTTTGGGTCGTTTCGACCCAAAGTCATCGCGATCTAGAGCCCGAGCTTCGAACATTCTGTTGCACGAGCAGAAGAAGGGTCGGCGGGAGTGTCGCCGCTGGACTGCGATCGAATAAGCTCAATAATGGTTCAGGCGTGACTACCCCGCGGATCGCCCGGAGGCAGACCAGGAGACGCACTCATGATCGAAGGCCATTGCCATTGCAGGTCGGTCCGCATCACGGTACCGGTCCGCCCTGAAACCCTGGGCGATTGCAATTGCTCGCTCTGCAGCCGGCTCGGCACCCTCTGGGGCTACTACGCCCCAAGCGACGTGACTGTGAGTGACGAAAACAAGCGCCTCGTTGGCTATGTCCAGGGCGACAAGACGCTCACCGCATTCCATTGCGGCATCTGCGGCTGCACCACGCACTGGTCGCCGATCGGCCGCGGTTCGGCGAAGATGGGCGTCAACCTGCGGATGTTCGACCGCTCGGTCTGGGAAGATATCCCGCACCGCCTCATCGATGGCGCGGCTTGGTGAACGCCCGGCGGGCGCCTCGATCGGGTGCTACAGCGACCTTTGCGCGCCTCGTAAGGCGCGCGGCACTGTAGGCCTCATATCCTGCCCATCAGCAACAGGATCAACAATATGACGACCACCACACCGAGAAGCCCGGAAGGGCCGTACCCCCAACTGGCCGAATAGGGCCAGGCCGGGATCGCTCCGATCAGGAGCAGGATCAGAATAACGAGAAGGACAGTTCCAAGCATATCACGATCCTCCGCTGCATAATTGGCCGTTTTGACGACAAGATCATGCAGCTATTCAAGTTATCGCAGCGATTTTCTCGCGTGTTGAAGGCGGAGGCGCGCTGCAAATTGCATTTCACTTCCTATCGAATGCCGAAAGGCCTCTGTTGGTTCCGTTCTGGGAGCAGGCTGAACGCCCGGAGAGCGTGCTCTGCGTTCGAAGCAGCACTCATTTTACGTGTATCGTGGGGAACAGCTTGCAAGTTCCAAAGGCATTTCTATCGGGCCGTTCTCGGCTCTTGGAGAACATGCTAAAATTCCACCGGCAACAGGGGGAAATCCAAAAATGCCACGTATTGCAAATCTCTATTTCAAGACAGCCATTATCTTTTTGATCCTGGGCATCTCAATCGGCCTGCATATGTCGATCTCGGGCAATCACGCCGCCACCGGTGCGCATGCGCATGCCAACCTGCTCGGCTGGGTGACGATGGCAATCTTTGGCGGTTACCATGCGCTCAATCCGCAAAAGGCGGCCAGGCGCCTGGCGATGATCCAGTATGCCGTCTACACCTTCGGCGTGGCCGTCTTGATCCCGTCGCTCTATCTGCTGCTCTCCGGCAACGCCGCCATGGAGCCGATCGTCGCCGTTTCGTCGCTCATCGCCTTTGCCGGCGTTCTGCTGTTCGCGGTTATCATCTTCTCGAGCAGCGAAGCGGCTGTGACGACCGCAACATCGCCGGCGCGCTGACCAGGGCTCGATCAGGAGGCACCTTCGCGCGCCGGTCGCCTTGGCCGGCGCGCCCGGGTCTTTCGCGCATTGAACAGCGGGCGGATCGCTGAATCCAGCGCGCGGATCCGCTCGATCAGCTGATCGTCCGACAGCTCGTCCGTACCGCCTGCGGCCGCGTTCAAGTCCTTGGGCAGCAGCGAGGCGACGAGCTTCAGATAGGTCTCGGGCTTTTCCGCCCGAATGCGGGCGATCACGCCAACGCCATGCGCCGCGAAATCCGCCCGCACCGCATCGAGGAACGCGCTCCCCAACTGGCCACGCCACCTGGTTGGTCCCATCGGCGTGAGGGATCCGGCCGTTGCATCGTCCGGCACCTGCGCTTGCGATGCGGCGTTTTCGTCATCGAGCATCGCGCTCTCCGCTTGTCCTGTCCATCGCTCCCCCTCATTGGAATATAGGGCGTCGATGATGCGTGTATTCGACATACGTAGCGCCACCCATAATTGCGCCGGAATCGCGACTCAGATTGAATGCTGAAGACCAGCATTGCCTGTCTTCATCGAACCATTTCGCCGTCAGCAGGGAACCATGCGCCGCATTCTTGCCGCCTTCTTGATTGCCGCCACAACCGCTTCCGCCGCTCCTGCGGGTCAATCCGGAAAACCACAATATTTCGTCAAAGCGTGGCTTCAAAAGGCCGACAAGACCTTCGAGCACACCACAAGCTGGTGCGGTGAAAACTATCGCTGTTTCATTCCGATCGGCGATCACATGATCGAGCTGCGCGAGTTGTCCCGCTCCAATTACACGCTTATCTTCACATCCGATCCATCGGAAGAGGTCCCCTGCTGCGTCTTCCGCAACGGCTCACGCGAGGCCCGCCTTGAGAGCGCGTACCCTCGCGTTGCATCCCTTTACTTCAGGCCGGAGACATGGGGTGACGAAGGCATTAACGCGTTCGGAAAGCTCATCATCGTCGTTGAGGACCTCTAGTACTAGGGTTGAAACGACCGTGCAGTTGATCAACGGGCAGCACCTCGACAGCGACCATGTCGATGCTCCCTCAAAGTGAATCGAGAAGCGGGTGCCTGCGATGCTTCCGCCCAACATAGGTAGATCGAAACATGCGTCCGCTCTTGGCTGCAGCCTTCCTTATCGCCGCTTCAGTCCCGCCCGCCTTCGGGGCGAGCCAAAGCGGCGAACCGCGCTATTTCGTCAAGGCCTGGCTCCAAAAGGCCGATAAGAGCTTCGAGCACGCAACCGGTTGGTGCGATGGCAGCTACCTCTGTTTGCTTCCGATTGCGGAGCATTTGATAGAGCTGCGTGAGGTGTCGGGCGACAGCTATCTGCTTTCCTTCAAATCCGCTCCCCCCGAGCCTAAACCCTGCTGCATATTCCGTGACGGCTCCTTCCAAATATGGCTCAGAAGCGGTAGCCCTCGCGTCGCCGTGCTCTTCTACCCACCCTATAAGCGGGGCGAAGTTAGCGTCACCCAGTTCGGCAGGCTTATCATTGTGGTCGAGGACTTAGACAAGCCGAATCCGGCAACGCCTACTTCACGCCTGTAAGCACAATACGAACGATAGCGGCCGTCTCTGCTGCGCCTTGGCCCCAGTTGTGTTGCCTACGCCCCATGCACACCCAGCGATTACTCGCGCCAGGCTTTCAGCGTAAGCCCTTGCTTCCGCCGGGCTCATGTAGCCAGGTTCCCGGGCTTCATATTCGTGGAACTGCTCAACAACCTTGCGTTGCGTCTCCGCATCCGCACTCCGACAATCCATCGCGGCCGGCGATGCTGCCAAACTCGCGTGCGCCTCCTTGGTAGAGGATGCATCGAGCTAGCCACGTCGTGACGCTTCCGAACCGCCCTGCGGATTCGGGTCGACGCGAAAGGCGCATCGCCGGCCGCATACGACGCCGCGGCGTCTTGAAGACGCGCAGGTCGCCGTAAGCTTGATCTGATAAGAAATGAGAGGAAGTCTGGTGCGCCCGTCGCTAGAGGCGGGGCCGGCATCAATCGCTGGAAAGGCACCAGCGATGTGAGGACAAAATTCCTATCCTTGATTTATGGAATACTCCAGGGGGCCTGCTCATGCAAGCTCCGCTCAGCGGCGGAATGTTCGATTTGGGACTTAGCCACAGAATTCTGTGCTCCGGTGTAAACCCCCGCAATCGCGAATGCCACCCCATTTGGCATCCACGTTCCTCGCCCGGGCCGAAACAGCAAAGTCGTCCGAGCATCTTATTATACAAACGTATATTATAAACTACTTGCATAATACTTTGGGCTCTGTTTCAATCGCCAAACGGCTGATGCACAAGGGCTGGGCCTAGGTCTTTTGAAGAATGCTTCAAACCGCATGACGCTATCTAATACCCCGGCATCGCACGATTTGCGGACGCTGGCCTGATGCTCGCTCCGGCGAGCCGTACTATCATTTGAATGCTATCAGCAGACGGACGCCTGGAAGCTGACAGCCATATTTAAACTGACTGCCAAGACGCGGTGCGAACCGCAAATATTTTAGAACCTAAACATGTTACCCGCGTCCCGGCCGCGCCGGGAACAGAAAGGCCCCCAACGCATTGCCTTCGCGGGGGAAGGAGTTGTTCACATGCGCAACCATTGGATCTATGTCGCCATCGGATTTGTCGCTGGCGCTGCACTGTTTCTCTCCACCGCCTGGCAGCGGACGCCGCCGGTCCAGGAAGTCACCCTAAAGCTCGAAAAGACCAGTCGTCTGCAAGCCCCCACCATCCAGACCTCTTTCGTGATGGAGCGTTTCGGCCCTGCCAGGGCGGTAGAATAGCCGCTCTACGGCTGCTCCCTGCTTCTCCTGCATGTTTCCTTAAATCGTCGCCGATTCAAGGCTAAGAACATGCAGCAATTCAGAGTGCTGCAGTGCCCTTGCCTTTCCTCGGCGGATGGGCAAGGTACTGGCGCCGACCCATCCGGCCGGCGCGAGAAGCGAGGGAGTTCGCCTTGAATTCTGATAAGAAGCCCGCTGCGACGATCAGGGTCGAAAAGCGCATGAACGGCCGCTGGGCCTTCGCGCTCACCTATCGCGGTGTGACCTACCCTGCCCAAGGCCAATTTGGCAGCCAGTTGCAGGCGCAAGCTGCGGCCCAGGCCGCGATGAGGTTGCTTGAGAGGCGAGGCTGAATCACGACCCGACGTGCCGGATCGCCCTTGCGCGTCAGTCGTAAGGCGAATTGCACAGGCGGCGGCGGCCGCTGAAAGGCTGATAGGAGTTGTCGTCGAGACGGTATGAGGCATAGCGCTCGAGACACCAGCGCATATGGGCATTCAGGTCGAGGCGGATCTCGCGGCGGGGGCGCATGCGCGGCCCGACAGTTCCCGGCAAGGGCCCGCCGACCGTCGCTCCCGGCCCAACGCCGATGTCGGGCCGTTGTCCTTGATAGCGCGATGCACCATAGCTTGGATAGCGCGGCAGGATAAAATCCCTGTATTGCCGCTCGACGAAGAGCTCATGCTTGGAAGGGCCCGCGCAAATGCCGATGCATGTTTGAGCCACTCCCGGAGCGGGACCTACCACGGCACTCCCAAGCGCCAAAGCAATGATAAATGGTGTTCTCACTGGCTTCCGTCTCGCGCAGCAGTCCCGCTACGCGCACCTCTTCAGGGGGCCGGCCGAAGGGCGCCTTGTCGATATCCATCTTAGCAGAATGTCGACGGTCCCGCCCCTCAATTTCTTGAAAGCTGGCCCATGGCGCCGACGGCGAATCGACGCTGACCGCCTCGTGCCCGGAGCGGCCAGTCACTATCACGAAGAGTCGCCTACAGCTTGCTTATAGATAAGGCGAAACGCATAGTCGACGCGGCCCATAATAGGGCTGGTAGGTGTTGTCGTAGGCCCGATAGGACCGATAGCGCCCATAGCACCAGCGGACGTGGGGATTGCCTCCGGCATAATATCGCGGTCCCGAATAGTACCGCGGCTGCGCCAGCAGCCCGCCGATAATCGCGCCGGCCGCGAGACCACCGAACAATGCGCCAAAATCATCGTCGTCGTCATCGTAGTGCCGGTAGTGATGGCGACGGTATCCGTTTCGGTAGTAGCGATTGCTATAGTGCCCTCGCCGATAGTCGCGCCCGCGAACACAGGGATATCGGCACCCGCTCCCCTTGAATTGTTCACCCCGTTCATAGGAGAACTGGACCCGCTGAACATCGGCGGTTTCCGATTTTACGGTCGGCATGGTGGGAAACGCCCCTGCGGGCGGCGGAACGCTGCTCATCGCCGTCGCCAGCGACAGGGCAATGATTGCTAGCCTCTTCATTGCCATTACCTTTCCTAGGATCTGTCATCCCTTCGAAAGAGAGAATGGCTGAATTCCGGATTTGTGCCAGCGTCTGGAGAGCGATCACGAAGTGTTGATCGCTTCCGCGACATTGGCTTGACCGGACTGGCTGGTTGAGCTCTCGTCGAGCACTTGTGCCGTCTTTGTAGTGGGATAATATTCCTATCACGGCTCAAAACAATTGTCCCTCTCGCCGCAATCGTGCAAACCCTTTTCGAAGACGAGGGCGTTCAATCCCCGCTTGAGCCACAGCAATTGTGCCTCCGGCATCATCCGCAGCCCTTCATAGTCCATCACGCAGACATTGAAGACCGTGGATTTGACCTGCCGCCCCTCGTCGCATCCGAGCAACACGCCTTCGAGCCGCATCATTCTTTCTGTCGCCCGCTTTATCTGGCGATGGCGCTCCTCGGTCGTCTCGGCGGGATGCCCCTGTACCCGGTCGAGCGCTTGGGCACGTATGCTCGGAAAAGGGATGCCGCTAAGGTGATAATATCGCGCCATCACGCGCCCATAGTCGTCACCAGCCTCCCGCTGCGCTTCGGTGATCCGCCCGTCAAGAAACAGCCGTCCAAGCGTATAGCCGGCGAAGGTACTGCTCGTGGCGAGCCCA
This DNA window, taken from Sinorhizobium fredii NGR234, encodes the following:
- a CDS encoding BA14K family protein, giving the protein MKRLAIIALSLATAMSSVPPPAGAFPTMPTVKSETADVQRVQFSYERGEQFKGSGCRYPCVRGRDYRRGHYSNRYYRNGYRRHHYRHYDDDDDDFGALFGGLAAGAIIGGLLAQPRYYSGPRYYAGGNPHVRWCYGRYRSYRAYDNTYQPYYGPRRLCVSPYL
- a CDS encoding DUF3309 family protein, coding for MLGTVLLVILILLLIGAIPAWPYSASWGYGPSGLLGVVVVILLILLLMGRI
- a CDS encoding portal protein, translated to MAAMTDERLCALVSQLVKDCENYRDELAIDRIRAMEYYDGTMKDVPADANRSKVVSRDVRAAVKKVLPSLIRTILGNDKVVEYAPVNEGDEAAAEQATDYINYVVFPESDGYDAVQDAAHDALKLRNGVIRWWYEKQTSVAVSTHTGLDEAALVQLIGDDEVEVVEQSRTTEKIETPQGMVEQPSYSVKIRRRLERGTPRLAAVPLEEFLIHPEAISIADSPIAGIATRMRRSDLIATGYDRDLIEGLPASTGDSGRDDEEFTRRRGVFEAKDAVPKALEEVDYYELYVKVDADDDGIAELRRLVLAGGTGEEHLLSNEEWDEVPFADLIIERRPHQREGGSVTDDMAEIQRVKTVLMRQTLDNLYWQNNQQPIVQEGAIANPESVLNPKFAQPIRVSQGIDARAALGYTMVPFVAKESFAMLSYLDQEATDRTGISDASSGLAPDALTNMTARATALIEQAGIGQTELMVRTFAQGLRRVFKGLLRLVIKHQDRPRAVRLRGQWVTFDPRHWNAEMDATVNTGLGAGTRERDMMMIQMIQQLQEKLLMTLGPDNPYVSPDNLYNGIAKSVEAAGLKSPDLYFTKPTPEEIQHRMQASANQPNHEMRKLEMRAQADAEKARLSAENDRRRLEIERELKLAEIQQKGALKRYQIDAELHLKRQQNAAEIVGSEPLTTAHIGGIPG
- a CDS encoding BA14K family protein, yielding MRTPFIIALALGSAVVGPAPGVAQTCIGICAGPSKHELFVERQYRDFILPRYPSYGASRYQGQRPDIGVGPGATVGGPLPGTVGPRMRPRREIRLDLNAHMRWCLERYASYRLDDNSYQPFSGRRRLCNSPYD
- a CDS encoding GFA family protein, encoding MIEGHCHCRSVRITVPVRPETLGDCNCSLCSRLGTLWGYYAPSDVTVSDENKRLVGYVQGDKTLTAFHCGICGCTTHWSPIGRGSAKMGVNLRMFDRSVWEDIPHRLIDGAAW
- a CDS encoding terminase large subunit domain-containing protein, which produces MTPPSTSGATAPEISAMLKEQVMLMAELDRRRRTDILARYRPYAKQREFHAAGASYRERLFMAGNQLGKTLAGAAEAAMHLTGRYPNWWQGRRFDKPIVMLAGSESYELTRDGVQRLLVGPPLNEADWGTGFIPKATIRATTRRSGASGALDSVTVRHVSGGASTLLFKAYEQGRGKWQANTVDYVWFDEEPPEDVYFEGITRTNATRGAIAVTFTPLKGLSNVVARYLMEKSPDREVITMTIEDAEHYTPEERQRIIESYPAHEREARTKGVPALGSGRIFPVTEEAIRVEPFDIPKHWVQIGGLDFGWDHPFAAVGCAWDRDADVFYVTRIYREREATPIIHAAALKPWGAWLPFAWPHDGLQHDKGSGEQLAAQYRAQGLPLLAERATFDDGTNGVEAGLSDMLQRMQTGRWKVFSTCAEWFEEFRLYHRKDGRIVKERDDLISASRYALMMKRYARANNGNANWNFTARKVL